The genome window TGAGTCAGCTTGTGACTTTGCAACTCATTTCTTCTGCCACCCTTGTGCTCTTTGCCAGGAAGGCCGTGAGCTTCGTCGTAGGCTCCCTCATCCCGGGTTTAACGCCCAACAAGTGGTCGTTATGATTCCCCCGGGTGACCAGACCATGGGCCGCTAAGCACAAGTATAATGCTTTAGAGTCCAGCCGTTTCCAACTTGGTTTGATTTATATCCAGTTTCTCAAAGCTTTCTGAACTTATTTCACTTATTAAAATTCTGCTGAGTTGTGTAAAACTTAAGACATGTCTGTATGTGGTGTGTTTATAATGTATACGCATAAAAGAGATGGATTCTGCTATAATCTTTGTGTTGCACTGTATAGAGTTAAGAGATGTGGAATATTTATCAGTTCATATgttttcaagaataaatggcATATGAAAAAGAAACCTGGGGTCCATCCCAAAAACccgggagccttggagcaacggttaAGTTGTCTCCGCGTGACCTATAAGTCACgcgttcgagccgtggaaacagccactaatgcttgcattagggtaggctgtctacatcacacccttgGGGTTCGGCTCTTTACCGGATCTTGCGTAAACGCAGCATGCTTTGTGCATCAGGCTACACATTGATTTTAAAATGAACTACTTTTTATGTGATGTTTGAAGCATGGAAGGGCAAAATCTTCTAAAAGCTCAGGGGCACTATAATGTTATCTCCTTACAATAGCAATTAGCAAGTTATAAAAAGGGCAGTCCATTGCTTAGTTCCCGTGATGTTTGGGTCGATTGTTCAGGGAAGGGGCGGTTCACATTAGCTGTATATATTTCTGCAAATAGTTGCACCCTATATTTTAAGGAAATAAACGTTATAATCCCTAGAATATTGCTAAATTCAAAGAGTCATTTAATTTTCTGCTTACATATACAGATGATTTGGGCTCGAGAGTTTGATATTTATTTCAGCTGTCATGAAAAATTCATTATCGTCACGGACAATATCTTTATGTAATCATATTGAATAAATGAtttaatatattattttcgtGTCGCTTGGTACGCATCATTATCTTGTTGTTCTTGAATTTGACTTGACATACAACTTGTGGCGAATCCAAAATTTCAAGTCGTTGGTGCTCAATTACCTTTAATTTAATTTTTGATATAAACATCGTGTTTGGATAACAAAAAAGTTAACGATATTTAAGCACCCAATGGACGTTGAATTTGAGTAAGCATAACTTTCTACGTGGCATGAACTTGGGAATTACAATAGCATGGGCATGGCTACCGAATGGACGTTGAGAAATCTGATTGAATTATGTCTTAAATCCATGTAATTTGTACTTGGACCAATATGTCTAGTCTAAATTTTGTAGGGTCTTTAACGCAATATATTTTCGACTGCCGACACAGGACAGTGGGCGACTTTATACGTTTTCATAGATCCATTAAAATGATGAATTTATTTGGTGGCATACTTCTCTAGGAATTTATTGTTCCCAACTCCCAAATACAGTAATTGCTTTTTGGCAATTAGAGCTGAAAACAAGAGTTCAACTATGGCTTACTTGTCCATAGGCCATAACATAGAGATGATTGCTACGTTTAACCTCCTTGATCACCTATGTTTTTATATGAAGGACCATTTTGGTTACTACAAAAGGGTGAAGTGAAACTGAATACTCTCTCCGTTTAGAAAAGATTATCATAGTTTCACTTTGCGCAAACTTTTAACAAAGAAGGGAAGACTtttgcgatatatgatctgaaagGTGTCAATCTTTCTGAAACAgaggaaatatcataaatatataGGCATCACCATTTTGGTCAAAACTTCACTTTTTCAGGTTAAATAATATAACAGCACATAATAAAAGTAGAGAGCTAGGAGCTTTTCGGAGATCAAGTTAACCATAGCAGAAACTAATGTACTTAGATAAGACTACCCAAAGTATGACTCTTGCCAAATGCCAACCATCATTAAGAGCAAAAGGCAGTAGTACAATGTACATAAAACAGAAGCAACTAATTTGACAACAGAAATAGAAATGGAAATCAAACACTAAAGGGAAACAACATTTGCCCATTCACGTTGTAAATCAAGGTAATTCACACAGcaagttttttctttttcttcccaGTAATCATCTACTGTAACTAAAAACAATAAATTTTCAAAAAGTAACAGTAAGTTAAGATCCAGCAATATTTACCCACTGCCATCAAGGGCTAAAATCAACAACTTTGACAATTATGCAACCCAAGAAAGAAGTAGTAAAGCGTTAAACCTACCTAGAAATTCTGATATCACCAAACagggaaaaagaaaaggaagactAGTTCTACTGGAAGAAGATAGATAATTCAGTAACTCGCAAGAAAACAACTTCCCAGTCAGCTAACATAAAAATAGAAGCATATACTAAAGTTAAGTTCTAACTATGATGATGGAAAATCCGTAACATTAACAAGTCCAACCATCTATTTGACACTGCCGTTGGATATGAACTAGCATAGTCTTCTCAGATGAACAAGGGGTATAACCCCGATGTGTCTTATATCTATTCTCCGGGTGCAGAAACACCTTGCTTCAGTCTTTccctcttcatcttcttcttggaGACTGGCTTCTTTTTCTTTGGAGGAAGGGTTTTTTGTGCATACATGTAAAGCACATAGTTCCCTATAAGGAATGCCAACACGAGTCCGCCAACAACAGTTAAGACAATTAATCCTGGGTTGAATCCTTTCACTTCAACATCCTTGGCCATATTCTTCTGCTTCAACAGAGAACAAGAGTAAATTTGTGTCTAAACCCACGTCTGTGATTAGGAAAAGACAGAGAGTTCCTATAGATACAGAAAAGAATTAAAAGGCCACAAAATATTCTTCTACCATCCATGGGTAACACATTGACTAGCTCCAACTTCAAAAGAAAACTTCACATCTTTATAAGGAGACACTAATT of Nicotiana tomentosiformis chromosome 7, ASM39032v3, whole genome shotgun sequence contains these proteins:
- the LOC104118080 gene encoding DNA-binding protein S1FA-like yields the protein MDSEADFDPPPSFDNVKNMAKDVEVKGFNPGLIVLTVVGGLVLAFLIGNYVLYMYAQKTLPPKKKKPVSKKKMKRERLKQGVSAPGE